In Proteus vulgaris, one DNA window encodes the following:
- a CDS encoding helix-turn-helix domain-containing protein: protein MNPQPPKKTNEYLGNKVKQLRQSRNLSLNELSRKSGISKAALSKLESGDSNPRIDTLEAIAIALGFPLGDLFSFTREEYPRLERHKPIVGDYAQEFKFRIGIGNITEIWHIEMKHGAIINSPAHADGTQEHIMVYSGKLMMRFDNDETVLLETGDFYAFHGNAPHSYICVEGHLRASVIMSSPNQQHYHHRP from the coding sequence ATGAACCCACAACCTCCTAAAAAAACGAATGAGTACCTTGGTAATAAAGTCAAACAACTAAGACAATCTCGAAACTTGTCACTTAATGAGTTATCAAGAAAATCGGGAATATCCAAGGCTGCATTGTCAAAATTAGAATCTGGTGATTCTAATCCGAGGATCGATACCTTAGAGGCTATCGCAATAGCGCTTGGCTTTCCTTTGGGAGATTTATTTAGTTTTACACGCGAAGAATACCCTCGTTTAGAACGACATAAACCTATCGTTGGTGATTATGCCCAAGAGTTTAAATTCCGTATTGGTATCGGCAATATTACTGAGATTTGGCATATTGAGATGAAGCATGGCGCGATTATTAATAGCCCTGCTCACGCTGATGGCACTCAAGAACACATCATGGTCTATTCCGGTAAATTAATGATGCGTTTTGATAACGACGAAACCGTCTTATTAGAAACTGGGGATTTTTATGCTTTTCATGGCAATGCCCCCCACTCTTATATCTGTGTGGAAGGACACCTACGCGCATCCGTGATTATGTCTAGCCCAAATCAACAGCATTATCATCACCGCCCTTAA
- a CDS encoding sulfite exporter TauE/SafE family protein, which produces MMELLSWADIFVCLLTLFFAYVIFGMAGFGSALIAGPVLAIYLPLSMIVPLLALIDLSAAVVNVLRDGKQADFKEIRYLIPLIIIGSLIGASILLTTRPDLLSLLLGIFAACYALYALFWKKQESQFSQRLVYPFGLIGGVFSALFGSGGFLYAIYLSGRIADKNKFRITQTTLIGFSTLTRVVIFLFAGIYWQLDILKLAVIFLPAMFAGVWLGRNLTLRMSKARFMSVIYTIVLISGAVLIYRYFS; this is translated from the coding sequence GTGATGGAATTACTGAGTTGGGCTGATATTTTTGTGTGCCTACTGACCTTATTTTTTGCTTATGTTATTTTTGGTATGGCAGGGTTTGGCTCAGCATTAATTGCAGGTCCTGTATTGGCAATTTATTTACCACTTTCAATGATAGTGCCATTATTGGCATTAATTGATTTAAGTGCCGCTGTGGTTAATGTATTAAGAGATGGAAAACAAGCTGATTTCAAAGAGATACGCTATCTTATTCCGCTGATTATTATTGGTAGTCTTATCGGTGCGAGTATTCTATTAACAACCCGCCCTGACTTACTTTCTCTTCTTCTCGGTATTTTTGCTGCTTGTTATGCACTTTATGCACTATTTTGGAAAAAACAAGAAAGCCAATTTTCTCAACGTTTAGTTTATCCTTTTGGATTAATTGGCGGCGTATTTAGTGCTTTATTTGGCAGTGGTGGCTTTTTATATGCCATTTACTTGTCAGGACGAATTGCAGATAAAAATAAATTCCGTATTACACAAACGACGTTGATTGGTTTCAGTACATTAACTCGAGTTGTGATTTTTTTATTTGCAGGAATTTATTGGCAATTAGATATTCTTAAGTTAGCTGTTATTTTCTTACCAGCCATGTTTGCAGGTGTTTGGTTAGGGCGAAATTTAACATTACGTATGTCGAAAGCACGATTTATGAGTGTGATTTATACCATTGTATTGATATCTGGTGCTGTGCTTATTTACCGTTATTTCTCTTAA
- a CDS encoding MFS transporter: protein MSHQNYRQSEVFAITTITVSIGVIGIVIGLTIPMVALRLNLAGISESIIGLISAAPAIGMLIISPFARRIVQWIGKRFAMLLATIVSAISLLPLMGSLPLELLFPLRLITGIASGVMICLGETWINELSPDNKRGRILAVYTTVFTISQLLGPSIIALYGIADKTPILISVFIHIISIILFLMMDQKTGDKLPKDTQEPNFSIIRFVKVAPAICGGIVFFAFFDGTVLSMFPIYGLSMGHTEAIAAMMISAILAGDAIMQMPFGWLADHMNRTRLYRICGVVTLLASLLLPITMSHSFLIWPLLLVLGATAGAIYTIALVQIGQYFSGNDLMVANASAAMLWGVGNLSGPLLAGALSEISSSSLPFLLVAMTGLFLVSTMERWNVGVEALNSSSS from the coding sequence ATGTCACATCAAAATTATCGCCAATCTGAAGTTTTTGCGATAACAACTATCACGGTAAGTATTGGCGTTATCGGGATTGTTATCGGATTAACTATTCCCATGGTTGCACTACGCCTCAATTTAGCGGGTATTAGTGAATCTATCATTGGACTTATTTCTGCCGCACCAGCTATTGGGATGTTAATTATTTCACCCTTTGCTCGACGTATTGTGCAATGGATTGGTAAACGCTTTGCCATGCTATTAGCTACCATTGTTTCTGCAATAAGCTTATTACCCTTAATGGGAAGTTTGCCTCTAGAGTTGTTATTTCCTTTGCGATTAATCACTGGTATTGCCAGTGGTGTGATGATTTGTTTAGGAGAAACGTGGATTAATGAGCTTTCACCAGATAATAAACGTGGGCGGATTTTAGCGGTATATACCACGGTATTTACTATTAGCCAGTTATTAGGGCCTTCAATTATTGCACTTTATGGCATTGCAGATAAAACACCGATTTTAATTAGCGTCTTTATTCATATTATCTCTATTATCCTGTTTTTAATGATGGATCAAAAGACGGGTGATAAATTACCAAAAGATACACAAGAGCCTAATTTTTCTATTATCCGCTTTGTTAAAGTTGCACCAGCAATCTGTGGCGGTATTGTTTTCTTTGCTTTTTTTGATGGTACCGTACTTTCTATGTTTCCTATTTATGGTTTAAGTATGGGACACACTGAAGCTATTGCCGCAATGATGATAAGCGCGATTTTAGCGGGTGATGCAATTATGCAAATGCCATTTGGCTGGCTTGCTGATCATATGAATAGGACTCGGTTATATCGAATTTGTGGTGTGGTAACGCTACTTGCAAGTTTATTATTACCTATCACTATGTCTCACTCATTTTTAATTTGGCCTTTATTACTGGTGTTGGGCGCAACAGCGGGTGCGATATATACCATTGCATTGGTGCAAATAGGACAATATTTCTCAGGTAATGATCTGATGGTCGCTAATGCATCAGCAGCCATGTTATGGGGAGTGGGTAATTTATCTGGGCCTTTGCTGGCAGGGGCGTTGTCAGAAATCTCTTCATCTTCACTACCATTCTTATTGGTCGCCATGACAGGTTTATTCTTAGTTTCAACGATGGAACGTTGGAATGTGGGTGTTGAAGCACTCAATAGCAGTTCGTCTTAA
- a CDS encoding NCS2 family permease yields MSANQSATTGKLDSYFKLTARGTTVRKEMIAGLTTFLAMVYSVIVVPSMLGQAGFPHTAVFIATCLVAGLGSLLMGLWANLPMAIGCAISLTAFTAFSLVLGQNISVPVALGAVFLMGCLFTVFSLTGIRTWILKNIPTGIAHGAGIGIGLFLLLIAANSVGLVVKNPLDGLPVAMGKFTSFSVLMSLAGLAAIFGLEKRKVPGGVLLVIVAISIIGLIFDPNVKYQGVFKMPQLGEEGLSLLFAMDIKGALQPLVLPSVLALVMTAIFDATGTIRAVAGQANLLDKRGQIINGGKALTSDSVSSIFAGVIGAAPAAVYVESAAGTAAGGKTGLTATVVGILFLLILFLSPLSYLVPAYATAPALMYVGLLMLGNVTKLDFSDFVDAMSGMVCAVFIVLTCNIVTGIMLGFGCLVIGRVFAGEWRKLNIGTVLITIALVAFYAGEWAI; encoded by the coding sequence ATGTCTGCTAATCAATCAGCAACTACTGGTAAACTGGATAGCTATTTTAAACTTACAGCTCGAGGTACAACTGTTCGCAAAGAAATGATCGCCGGTTTGACGACTTTTCTGGCTATGGTGTATTCCGTGATTGTTGTTCCTAGCATGTTAGGACAAGCCGGTTTTCCGCATACTGCAGTTTTTATTGCAACCTGTTTAGTCGCGGGATTGGGCTCCCTTCTAATGGGATTGTGGGCAAATCTTCCTATGGCGATTGGTTGTGCTATTTCATTAACAGCATTTACCGCTTTTAGCTTGGTCTTGGGACAAAATATCTCTGTGCCTGTTGCATTAGGCGCTGTATTTTTAATGGGGTGTTTATTCACGGTCTTCTCATTAACGGGCATTCGCACTTGGATCTTAAAAAACATTCCGACAGGTATTGCTCATGGCGCAGGAATAGGGATAGGTTTATTTTTACTTTTAATTGCCGCCAATAGCGTTGGACTTGTCGTTAAAAACCCATTAGATGGTTTACCTGTGGCGATGGGTAAATTCACTTCATTTTCTGTTCTGATGTCTCTTGCAGGTTTAGCCGCTATTTTCGGATTAGAAAAACGCAAAGTCCCAGGTGGCGTATTATTGGTGATTGTTGCCATTTCTATTATTGGGCTGATTTTCGATCCTAATGTAAAATATCAAGGTGTTTTTAAAATGCCTCAATTAGGTGAAGAAGGACTTTCTTTATTATTCGCAATGGATATTAAAGGAGCATTACAACCTTTAGTTTTACCAAGTGTTCTTGCGTTAGTGATGACTGCGATTTTTGATGCAACCGGGACTATTCGTGCCGTTGCCGGTCAAGCCAATTTATTAGATAAACGCGGACAAATTATTAATGGCGGAAAAGCACTGACTTCTGACTCTGTCAGTAGTATTTTTGCGGGTGTAATTGGTGCCGCACCTGCTGCCGTTTATGTTGAATCAGCTGCTGGAACAGCCGCAGGTGGTAAAACCGGGCTAACTGCAACTGTGGTGGGTATTTTATTTTTACTGATCCTTTTCTTATCGCCTCTCTCTTATTTAGTTCCAGCTTATGCAACGGCACCTGCATTAATGTATGTGGGTTTATTGATGCTAGGTAATGTCACTAAGTTAGATTTCAGTGATTTTGTTGATGCAATGTCAGGCATGGTGTGTGCCGTCTTTATTGTTTTAACGTGTAATATTGTTACTGGCATTATGCTAGGTTTTGGTTGTTTAGTGATTGGTCGAGTATTTGCCGGCGAATGGCGTAAACTCAATATTGGTACCGTATTAATTACAATTGCTTTAGTGGCATTTTATGCGGGTGAGTGGGCGATTTAA
- a CDS encoding GNAT family N-acetyltransferase produces MQEIKIRHGEPDDAAAIQQLYTHPDLYICTCQFPYPSVTMWKKRLLEFAEQNIPNFVATIDGQVAGHLALIIDNHPRRRHIVSFGIGVGAEYSGKGVGKLLINTAIDYAFNWLAATRLELEVYSDNEKGLHLYKKLGFEVEGIRRKAAFRDGKYCDVVMMSMLRTIE; encoded by the coding sequence ATGCAAGAAATAAAAATACGCCATGGCGAACCAGACGACGCAGCCGCAATTCAACAGTTATATACTCATCCTGATTTATATATTTGTACTTGCCAATTTCCTTACCCTTCTGTGACGATGTGGAAAAAAAGATTACTCGAATTCGCAGAACAAAATATTCCTAATTTTGTAGCAACTATTGATGGTCAAGTTGCGGGACATTTAGCACTGATAATTGATAATCATCCTCGTCGTCGCCACATTGTAAGTTTTGGTATTGGTGTGGGTGCCGAGTACTCCGGAAAAGGTGTCGGTAAGTTACTTATCAATACAGCAATCGATTATGCATTCAATTGGTTAGCCGCAACACGTTTAGAGTTGGAAGTGTATTCAGATAATGAAAAAGGCTTACATTTATATAAAAAATTAGGCTTTGAAGTTGAAGGTATACGCCGTAAAGCAGCATTTAGAGACGGAAAGTATTGTGATGTTGTCATGATGTCGATGTTAAGAACGATTGAATAA
- a CDS encoding Na+/H+ antiporter: protein MEIFFTILILILVVSVSGVITKLIPFRVPLPLIQIVIGALLAWPQFGLHVTFDPELFLVLLIPPLLFVDGWKTPTREFIQNGREIFILVLVLVMVTVVGIGYLIYWMMPSIPLISAFALAAVLSPTDAVALSSIVGKGRIPKRIMGILEGEALMNDASGLVALKFAVAVAMGTMVFTVGGATLEFFKVAVGGLLAGIGVTLIYSKSLRLMSRWSGDDPATQIVFMLLLPFASYLIAEHIGFSGILAAVAAGMTISKSGVIRNAPLAMRLRADSVWSMLEFVFNGLVFIMLGLQLPIIWTSSVIQADLDPEVEVWMLFAAVFVIYFALLILRFTWLWLMKKISRIFMKKHPLDFANYTTRELWLSSFAGVRGAITLAGALSIPLFLTDGSTFPGRYQIIFIAAGVILLSILVGIISLPFLLKGVKTTDKEADKNEVRYARKIMAEVAIVSLNKMEERLAASTEEQLDAEEINEVASRVTGYLRRRTATQDEMVHNMLEEDLERRFRLTALRAERGELYHLRATRKISNETLQLLLHELDLMEALLVEKDS, encoded by the coding sequence ATGGAAATTTTCTTTACTATTTTGATTTTAATACTGGTGGTTTCAGTTTCGGGAGTTATTACAAAACTAATTCCCTTTCGTGTTCCGTTACCATTAATACAGATTGTGATAGGGGCTTTATTGGCATGGCCTCAGTTTGGTTTACATGTCACTTTTGATCCTGAATTATTCCTCGTCCTATTGATCCCTCCTTTGTTGTTTGTTGATGGTTGGAAAACGCCAACACGAGAATTTATTCAAAATGGGCGTGAAATTTTTATTCTTGTGCTTGTTTTAGTGATGGTAACTGTTGTTGGTATTGGCTATTTAATTTATTGGATGATGCCAAGTATCCCACTGATTTCTGCATTCGCATTAGCGGCGGTGCTTTCTCCAACGGATGCGGTAGCACTTTCTTCTATTGTCGGTAAAGGGCGAATACCTAAGCGGATAATGGGCATTTTAGAGGGTGAAGCATTAATGAATGATGCTTCAGGTCTGGTTGCCTTGAAATTTGCGGTTGCTGTGGCAATGGGCACCATGGTGTTTACTGTGGGTGGCGCAACACTTGAGTTCTTTAAAGTCGCTGTCGGCGGGCTACTGGCCGGTATTGGCGTCACCTTGATTTACAGTAAATCTCTGCGATTAATGAGTCGCTGGAGTGGTGATGATCCTGCTACACAAATCGTCTTTATGTTATTGCTACCTTTCGCATCCTACTTAATTGCAGAGCATATTGGTTTTTCAGGAATTTTAGCTGCAGTTGCTGCCGGTATGACTATCAGTAAATCCGGTGTTATTCGTAATGCACCACTCGCAATGCGTTTACGTGCTGATAGTGTGTGGTCAATGCTTGAATTTGTCTTTAACGGCCTGGTCTTTATTATGCTTGGCTTACAACTTCCGATTATTTGGACAAGCTCTGTTATTCAAGCCGACCTTGATCCAGAAGTTGAAGTATGGATGTTGTTTGCTGCCGTATTCGTCATCTATTTTGCATTACTTATTTTACGTTTTACATGGTTATGGCTGATGAAAAAAATTAGCCGTATCTTTATGAAAAAACACCCACTTGATTTCGCCAATTATACAACGCGTGAACTGTGGCTTTCGTCATTTGCTGGTGTTCGTGGTGCGATTACTCTAGCTGGTGCGCTTTCTATTCCACTCTTTTTAACCGATGGCAGTACTTTCCCTGGGCGTTATCAAATCATCTTTATCGCAGCAGGTGTTATTTTACTGTCAATCCTTGTCGGTATTATTTCGCTTCCTTTCCTGTTGAAAGGCGTGAAAACTACCGATAAAGAAGCCGATAAAAATGAAGTTCGTTATGCGCGAAAAATCATGGCAGAAGTGGCGATTGTCAGCTTGAATAAAATGGAAGAGCGTTTAGCCGCGAGTACAGAAGAGCAACTCGATGCAGAAGAAATTAATGAAGTTGCTTCTCGGGTAACGGGCTATTTACGACGTCGTACTGCAACTCAAGATGAAATGGTTCATAACATGTTAGAAGAAGATCTTGAAAGACGTTTTCGCTTAACTGCATTACGTGCTGAACGTGGTGAGCTTTACCATTTGAGGGCTACGCGAAAAATCAGTAATGAAACACTCCAATTGTTGCTACATGAATTGGATTTAATGGAAGCATTGTTAGTTGAGAAAGATAGTTAA
- a CDS encoding carboxylate/amino acid/amine transporter, whose protein sequence is MWLLIITTLLWAASFSLIGEYLAGQVDSWLSVLIRVSLAALVFLPFLRWKGIRFKVILLYMSVGACQLGIMYLFVFHAYNYLTVAEFLLFTVLTPLYVTLIYDLLERQKLRWGYVFSSLLAVLGAAIIRYDHLSDDFWYGLLLVQLANIFFAIGQVGYKRLMEVHPIPQHHAFSWFYLGAVAVSLVGALCFADWQKIPTTSLQWGVLFWLGIGASGIGYFMWNYGATQVDAGTLAIMNNMMVPAGLLVNFSIWQQHPNWPSFIIGASLIVASLWFHRRWIHRPVLQKEDC, encoded by the coding sequence ATGTGGTTGCTCATTATTACAACACTGTTATGGGCAGCCTCTTTTAGCCTGATTGGCGAATATCTCGCGGGTCAGGTTGATAGTTGGCTCTCTGTTTTGATCCGTGTTTCTTTAGCGGCTTTGGTCTTTTTACCTTTCTTACGTTGGAAGGGAATTCGTTTTAAGGTAATTTTGCTTTATATGAGTGTGGGAGCTTGCCAACTTGGTATCATGTATCTGTTTGTCTTCCATGCTTATAACTATTTGACCGTCGCAGAATTCTTACTGTTTACCGTATTAACACCACTTTATGTCACGTTAATTTATGATCTATTAGAACGTCAAAAATTACGCTGGGGTTATGTATTTAGCTCTTTATTAGCAGTGTTAGGCGCCGCTATTATTCGTTATGACCATTTAAGTGATGATTTTTGGTATGGGCTATTATTAGTGCAACTTGCTAATATTTTCTTTGCTATCGGCCAAGTGGGTTATAAGCGATTAATGGAAGTACATCCAATTCCACAACATCATGCGTTTTCTTGGTTTTATCTTGGTGCAGTTGCCGTTTCACTGGTTGGTGCATTGTGTTTTGCTGATTGGCAGAAAATACCAACAACATCACTACAATGGGGGGTTTTATTCTGGCTAGGAATAGGAGCTTCTGGAATAGGCTATTTCATGTGGAACTATGGTGCTACACAAGTTGATGCTGGAACCTTAGCTATTATGAATAACATGATGGTTCCAGCTGGGTTATTAGTGAATTTCTCTATTTGGCAACAACATCCAAATTGGCCAAGTTTCATCATAGGCGCGAGCCTGATTGTTGCATCACTTTGGTTCCATCGACGCTGGATACACCGACCTGTTTTACAAAAGGAAGATTGTTAA
- the metR gene encoding HTH-type transcriptional regulator MetR has translation MIEIKHLKTILALKHTGSLANAANQLHQTQSALSHQFSELEHRLGYRIFVRKSQPLRFTPQGEVLVKLAEEVLPIVRRAIEACNEPGSSNLNIAIECHSCIQWLTPALQQYRQTWPEVNVDFHSGVTFDPQPALLQRELDVVLTSDILDDARLHYTPLFDYEVKLVLSPDHPLANRLHIQPQDLIAETLFIYPVQRERFDVWRHFLQPAGITPHFKHVDNTLLLIQMVAAGMGIAALPHWAVENFEKQGLVVTKTLGEGLWSRLYAANRSGEQHQPAIREFIRLSGQHAVNNLPFVKQVGVSSVDGTKVMQQSGSRL, from the coding sequence ATGATAGAAATAAAACACTTAAAAACGATATTGGCACTAAAGCACACAGGCTCTCTTGCTAACGCAGCAAATCAACTACATCAAACACAGTCGGCTCTTTCACATCAATTTAGTGAATTAGAACATCGTCTGGGTTATCGAATTTTTGTGCGTAAAAGCCAACCACTGCGTTTTACCCCACAAGGTGAAGTACTGGTCAAATTAGCTGAAGAAGTTCTGCCTATCGTACGCAGAGCGATTGAAGCGTGTAATGAGCCGGGGAGTTCAAATTTAAATATTGCGATTGAATGCCATAGTTGTATTCAATGGTTAACACCCGCATTACAGCAATATCGCCAAACATGGCCTGAAGTCAATGTTGATTTCCATTCGGGGGTTACGTTTGATCCACAACCAGCATTACTACAACGTGAATTAGATGTAGTGCTAACTTCTGATATTTTAGATGATGCACGTTTGCACTATACTCCACTGTTTGACTATGAAGTTAAACTGGTTTTATCGCCCGACCACCCTCTCGCAAATCGCTTACATATTCAGCCACAAGATTTAATTGCAGAAACCTTATTTATTTATCCTGTGCAAAGAGAGCGTTTTGATGTGTGGCGCCATTTTTTACAACCCGCAGGAATAACACCACATTTTAAACATGTCGATAATACATTGTTGTTAATTCAAATGGTTGCGGCTGGCATGGGGATCGCTGCTCTACCTCATTGGGCAGTAGAGAATTTTGAAAAACAAGGATTAGTGGTGACAAAAACATTAGGTGAGGGATTATGGAGCCGGTTATATGCAGCCAATCGCAGTGGAGAGCAACATCAACCGGCAATTCGTGAATTTATTCGTTTATCAGGTCAGCACGCTGTTAACAATCTTCCTTTTGTAAAACAGGTCGGTGTATCCAGCGTCGATGGAACCAAAGTGATGCAACAATCAGGCTCGCGCCTATGA
- the metE gene encoding 5-methyltetrahydropteroyltriglutamate--homocysteine S-methyltransferase — translation MTIRNHTLGFPRIGLDRELKKAQENYWAGKISQEELIAVGKTLRARHWQQQADAGVELLPVGDFAWYDQVLGTSLLLGNVPPRHRNEDGSLDLDTLFRVARGRAPTGKPVAASEMTKWFNTNYHYIVPEFQQGQSFTFAWKELLDEVDEALALGHKIKPVLLGPVTYLWLGKVKGPDFDRLTLLKEILPIYQQVLNALKEKGIEWVQIDEPALVLDLPIEWQNAYQTAYQALTGQVKLLLTTYFDSVSHHLDIIKDLPINGLHVDVSAGQDDLQHLHQTLPKDWVLSLGVINGRNVWKADLSTRYQQVVALKDKRPLWIGTSCSLLHSPIDLKAETKLDDEVKSWFAFAIQKCEEVALLTRALNAPEGEYDDQLAQYSAPIRQRQHSTRVHNAKVAARLESIKTQDSERNSPYTQRAEVQRARFNLPLWPTTTIGSFPQTTEIRTVRLDFKKGNIDTVAYRKNISEHIKQAITEQENLGLDVLVHGEAERNDMVEYFGEHFDGYVFTQNGWVQSYGSRCVKPPVIIGDISRPEAITVDWATYAQSLTEKPVKGMLTGPVTILCWSFPREDVTRETIAKQIALALRDEVDDLQKAGIGIIQIDEPALREGLPLRRDEWQAYLDWAVDAFKLSAAVADDDTQIHTHMCYCEFNDIMNSIAALDADVITIETSRSDMELLEAFEHFDYPNEIGPGVYDIHSPNVPNVEWIVGLLRKAQSRIPAERLWVNPDCGLKTRGWTETRAALANMVEAAKYLRQNA, via the coding sequence ATGACAATTCGCAATCACACACTGGGTTTCCCTCGTATTGGCTTAGATAGAGAGCTAAAAAAGGCACAAGAAAATTATTGGGCAGGCAAGATTTCACAAGAAGAACTTATCGCAGTGGGTAAAACACTTCGTGCTCGTCACTGGCAGCAACAAGCAGATGCGGGTGTTGAATTATTACCTGTTGGTGATTTTGCTTGGTATGACCAAGTATTAGGAACAAGTCTATTGTTAGGCAACGTGCCACCTCGCCACCGTAATGAAGATGGCTCATTAGATCTTGATACATTATTTAGAGTTGCGCGTGGTAGAGCGCCAACGGGTAAACCTGTTGCCGCATCTGAAATGACGAAATGGTTTAATACTAACTATCACTATATCGTGCCAGAATTCCAACAAGGTCAATCATTTACCTTTGCGTGGAAAGAGTTATTAGATGAAGTAGATGAAGCATTAGCTCTTGGTCATAAAATAAAACCGGTACTACTGGGTCCAGTGACTTATCTTTGGTTAGGCAAAGTAAAAGGACCTGATTTTGATAGATTAACGCTTTTAAAAGAAATTCTACCTATTTATCAACAAGTTCTTAATGCATTAAAAGAAAAAGGTATTGAGTGGGTACAAATTGATGAGCCTGCATTGGTCTTGGATTTACCAATTGAATGGCAAAACGCATACCAAACTGCTTATCAAGCATTAACGGGGCAGGTTAAATTACTACTGACAACTTATTTTGATAGTGTTTCTCATCATCTTGATATTATTAAGGACTTACCTATTAATGGGCTTCATGTTGATGTTTCAGCAGGCCAAGATGATTTGCAACACTTACATCAAACATTACCTAAAGATTGGGTGCTGTCATTAGGTGTCATTAATGGCCGTAATGTTTGGAAAGCCGATTTGAGTACACGTTATCAGCAAGTCGTTGCGCTAAAAGATAAACGTCCATTATGGATCGGAACTTCATGTTCATTACTGCATAGCCCAATTGATTTAAAGGCAGAAACTAAACTTGATGATGAAGTAAAAAGTTGGTTTGCTTTTGCTATTCAAAAATGTGAAGAAGTGGCTTTGTTGACTAGGGCACTAAATGCACCCGAAGGCGAGTATGATGATCAATTGGCACAATACAGTGCCCCAATTCGTCAACGTCAGCATTCTACTCGCGTGCATAATGCCAAAGTGGCCGCTCGTTTAGAGTCGATTAAAACGCAAGACAGTGAACGAAATTCACCTTATACCCAACGCGCAGAAGTTCAACGTGCTCGGTTTAATCTGCCATTATGGCCAACCACGACCATTGGTTCATTTCCACAAACTACTGAAATTCGTACTGTGCGCCTTGATTTTAAAAAAGGAAATATTGATACAGTCGCTTATCGCAAAAATATCAGTGAACATATTAAGCAAGCGATAACAGAGCAAGAAAACCTAGGCCTCGACGTATTAGTGCATGGTGAAGCTGAACGTAATGACATGGTGGAATATTTTGGCGAGCATTTTGATGGCTATGTCTTTACACAAAATGGTTGGGTACAAAGTTATGGCTCACGTTGTGTAAAACCACCAGTGATTATTGGAGATATTAGTCGTCCGGAAGCCATTACTGTGGATTGGGCAACTTACGCACAATCATTAACTGAAAAGCCAGTCAAAGGAATGCTAACAGGGCCAGTGACAATTTTATGTTGGTCGTTCCCTCGTGAAGATGTGACGCGTGAAACAATTGCAAAACAGATTGCGTTAGCACTACGTGATGAAGTAGACGATTTACAAAAAGCGGGTATTGGTATAATCCAAATAGATGAACCAGCCTTACGAGAAGGATTACCACTGCGTCGTGATGAATGGCAAGCTTATCTTGATTGGGCAGTTGATGCCTTTAAATTAAGTGCCGCTGTCGCTGATGATGACACCCAAATTCATACTCATATGTGTTATTGCGAGTTTAATGACATCATGAATTCTATTGCTGCATTGGATGCTGATGTGATTACTATCGAAACATCACGTTCAGATATGGAGCTTTTAGAAGCCTTTGAACACTTTGATTACCCAAATGAAATTGGACCAGGTGTTTATGATATTCACTCACCTAACGTGCCCAATGTGGAATGGATTGTGGGATTATTAAGAAAAGCGCAATCGCGTATTCCAGCAGAGCGTTTATGGGTGAATCCAGACTGCGGATTAAAAACACGAGGCTGGACTGAAACACGTGCAGCATTAGCGAATATGGTGGAAGCAGCTAAATATTTACGCCAAAACGCATAA
- a CDS encoding YidB family protein gives MSLFNQIASLLGGEKINQYKTVLDWVESQGGIEGLIKQFDTAGLSELIQSWISTNTNLPISAEQIVTVFSSPVINELASKINLSATEASEMAAQYLPKLIDKVTPDGVVPKDLDLVSAGMDILKAKIFGG, from the coding sequence ATGAGTTTATTTAACCAAATTGCGAGCCTACTAGGTGGCGAAAAAATCAATCAATATAAAACTGTCCTCGACTGGGTTGAGTCTCAAGGCGGCATTGAAGGCTTAATAAAGCAATTTGATACAGCGGGTTTAAGTGAGCTAATCCAATCTTGGATAAGTACAAATACAAATTTACCTATCAGTGCTGAACAAATTGTAACTGTTTTCTCATCGCCTGTTATTAACGAACTTGCGTCAAAGATTAATTTAAGTGCAACTGAAGCCTCTGAAATGGCGGCACAATATCTACCTAAACTCATTGATAAAGTGACGCCTGATGGAGTGGTACCTAAAGATTTAGATTTAGTCAGCGCAGGGATGGATATTTTAAAAGCGAAGATTTTCGGTGGTTAA